TCTGAGATATTTTAGTAACAAATTCAGGTATTTCTCCTATAATTAGATGAGatggaagaagattttttttcgaATGTAAACGTTGTATTAAAGAgaagaaaaaccaaaaacaagtacAGAGTTCAAACCAAATCTCCACAGAGGAGGAATGACTACTGCAAACCAATTACAAGCATATACAGTTCAAACCAAAAAGATGGAAGACAAAATGATAAGACTGGACCCCAGAAACCCCTATGCAGAAGTGAAACAAATGCCTGGAAAACATCTTCAGCAAATTGCAGAGAAGAAGAGCCTGTAACAGCTTGAAAAAAGCTTCAGAATCCATTGCAGGTTGCAGGCTGCAGGCTGCAGGCGCAGACTTTTCTTGTTTCATGCAAACAGCAACAAGTTGCAGGCGACGATATCAGAGAATTAACCAGAGATGGAAGAAGTTGAGACAAAAACAATAAACGTATGTACGCTCAACAATTAGATAGACAGAAAAAAATATAGAAACGTCTAGAAAACCTTGGAATGTAATTTAAGTGAAGAGTTTTAACTAAATATACCACCAAAAGATACAATGGTCTTGCATCACAAAATTAAAATAGGCATATGAGAAGGATCATAATGCTGATCACCTGAGTCTGAAACGTGTTGTATCAATTTCCTCATCCAGAGCAACTAGGTCCAACTCATCAATAACATCATCCCATGGGGTGCGAACCCTGTGTGGACGAGCCTTGTACCTCTTTGAATTTTCTCCCAAAGCTTCCAATGATGCAAGGGTATTTACGTGAGCAATTACTTCAATATGTCTGAAATAATCGGTTGATGCTTCGTTGGAAATCATCCTCAAAGATGTTGATCTCATGTCATAACAATATAGCATAGATTCAGCATATAAAAATATAATTTCTCCATTCTTTGTAAATAAAATAGGCTGAAAGTTCCTTTTACGAGAACCCATTACTACGGCTTCGTAATCTATGTACTCCATGCGCCAGGTCTCCTCCAAGTCGCTAAAGAACCAGATTTCCAAACGTAATTTATCCATATGAAGACACAAATGCCTCCCAAGTGCTGCAAGACCACACATATCTCCCCTCTGACGGTTTTGCATACAAGGTGTGACAGATAGCAACCGAAACTCCTCCTTAGCTAAGTCAAAGGCCACAACTTTGTTGTACGCAGTCCAATAAATGGCATCATTTGCATACATACCCGTACCTTTCCTCATCGTATTCAGTCGATAGGAAATTTTACCTATCCCTCTCCACCCACAACCACTGCCAAGTGCGTATACTTCGACATTGCCTTCCTTATACTCGAGGTAATGGAttctaacaaccttgtactcattggttgaCCTAACATACCCGAATCCACTTGCTGTATTAGAATGCATGTTAACCTCTCCCTCCTCTATACGAAAAAGATCAGGATCGATGTCTTCCTTCTTTACAATTAGTTCAGCAAGATACACGTATTCTCTGGTAAGGGGATTACAAATTTAAATGGGGTCTATAACTAAATGGTGgggttgaaatgcacaaaccaAGCCATTGCGTGAGCCAACTAAGTGATTATGTAAAAAATTATTGTGCATAGGAGGATGACAGATCCTTTTCAGATTTTGATTATAAATGTATTTCTCATCAATGCTAATCCTATCACTTACTTGTCCTCCATGCAAAAGTAGAGTTATCAACTCATCAGGATCGTCAGTGCGACAAGCTAAAAAGAGACATGAGCAGCTAGATTATCATTGCCATCGTCGCCACAATAGAGATGGTTAAGCAGGCAGCTGAGGTGCATATTAGTAAAGTTACTGTCCCTAATGAGAGTTACCCATCTTTTACAAACTAATTTGCACTCTAAAACAGATTCAGTTGGTAACCGAGAAACGATTTCTAGTATGATATCCGAAGGAAGAGACTCCATAGATCCTCCTAACAAcacaaatcaaaaaccaaaaaatttgaTGAATAGTAATTTCAGCGGAATTGCTAAATTGAGTTGAGACAATCTCGAGTGATTTGAGTGATCAAGGAAATCTAGTTTCAAATGATTCTTCTTTTCTACAGTGCTAGACCTTAATGTTGCTTCAATAATTCTGTAAGTACTGGTACTAAGAAAAGCAAATCATCTAGTTTTGCAATCATCTGATAACTAGGAAAACCAAATCCCTAATAAGAGAcagacaaaacaaaacaaaacgttAAATTAAATCGATGCTAAAATTGAATGTTACATGTGATTTCGGAGAACGTTATCAAAAATTGCTACCGAAGGAGAAAGTCAGTTGAGAAGAGGGCAAAACAGCATTGActtgattttggggatttttatgtttttctttggTGTACTCGTTGTTAGACCATTTTCCCTAGACTAGGGCTCTCTCCCTTAAAACCCATTTCCTATTTTCCGAAAAAAAGAGGCctttaaatctttttttttttcaaatcaacgacatactattacattaattcctcatgggtaacctagtcgggggttgagattgtgtcacaagggaggCAAACTAAcgctaccttccatgttaattcctgcaatattatgccattggggactcgaacctgggacctacTTGAACGCATTAAACTTTGAGGAACGAAGATGACCAGTTGAGCTAAGGCCTcgttcttattttttttatttatgccTTATACTAGTGTTCCCTAGACTACATCCAAACTCCTTAAGTTGGAGTAGATTTCAGCGATTACAGGGTTCGAACCCCCTACCTCCACAGTGGGAGGTAGCATACCAACCATAGACCACTTGGTGATTGGCCCTTAAATCTGTTGATAATAATTTTTCCGATTCAAGATTGGAAACGATTACATAGATTAGAGAGCTGTCGGGGCATTTTCAAAAATCATAAAGCAAACTTTAATGGGACCCGAATCCGATGGTTGTTCATGCGAGGTGGATGGACAAATTCACTTTTGTACAATGGGCGAATTGTTTCTCGATCCGAACAGAACCGGTCCTGGCACCTAGGGACCGTCTTCCCACGATGGAAGGAGACCTGGATCAACTTGAGCCGAGAGTCGTCTCATGCTATGACCACAATCCAGTTGGTACTATGTCAACGACTATTTCTTAACTCAAGCACTGACGGGTATATGTCGTTATACCTGTATAAGTATATGAAATATGACGATTTTAAACACACTCAACTGTTATCTATTCTCTATTTTCATGAAGATTTTTCAAATTTCAGAAATATATTGTTTTAATTCGTTTCATTCATTTATGGATCCTAATTTGGAATATGAGGAAGTACAATTATTAGTGGAAGTATTCATGCAGCAGCTAGATTAAATGAATGTAGATTCAGATGGCGACAGAACGATTATCAACATCATGATACAACTTACACGTGACGAGTTCCGAGTTGTATTGAAAAAACATATACGTGAAGATTTCGAGAGGAAGGTCACAATAAAAGATTCGTGATTATCTTCGTATTAGAATTTTGTACTCTGATCAAGATTTTTCAACGTCGCTACCACATGCCACAACACTTGTTCATGCGTATTATTGAAGAGCTTCGTCAGGTAAGCCTttaattcaactatcaatttgaTGCACGAAACATACGAGGGTATAATTCTTAGCAAAATGAGGTTGCTGTcataaggattctaggttatggtttGCCTACGGAATCCTATGATGAGTACATTTGTATGGCCAAAACAACAACATaccataatctcaaaatgttttacgAAACTGCAGTCAACCATTATGGTCCACGTTTTTTCGTCAACCAAAGTAAGATGATGTTGACCGACTACTAGATGAAAATAAGAAGAGAGACTTCCCAGGAATGCCCGACAGCcttgattgcatgcattgggTGTGGCATAAATGTCAGTATTTTTGGCAAGGTCAATATAAGGGATACACAAAACCAATTGTGTTTTGGAGGCGAcaacttcttatgattgttggatatggcatgGTGTTTTTGGCCTCCCTGGTTGCAACAACAACATCCATATATATCTTGCACAAATAACCATTGTTCGAAGAATTGAAGTATGTAAATGCTCCAACGGCTAATTTCACCATCAAAGGAAATAACTATAACATGTGGTATTTTCTGGCTGACGGAATTTATCCATCGTGGTGAACTTTAGTTCAATCTTACAATGAGATTATGTAAACGAGGAATTTGTTCATGCTCAAAGGTTATTTAACAAAAAAGCTGATGGCGTGTTGGAAGGATGTGGAACGATCatttggaattttgaaaagaaAGTTCTATATAATTTGTGGACCATATCGATTGTTTAAACCGATTAGTATAAATGAATAGGATTATATCGATCTTCATAATTTTTTACAATATGGTAATCAAGGAAACTCGACGAGAAATAATTAGGAAAAAAGTTCAACCCTCCTGGGATGTAGTATAGAATGGTAGAAGAGAGAATTCAAAATAGCTAGAGGTTTTGCACATTAAAGACTAAGGGAGGATCTCACTGAACACTTGTGGGATGATTTTGGAAGAAGAAACCCTTATAAGATTTTGTTTTCTTtcgtttaattgagtattttgttagagcatagctcggtcgacctcgcatgcgttgctatatcaagcatgtttgtcaatgttagtgatcaaaactatgagtcttgatttctagtctattatagctaagtttcggactaggatagaaaagtgtagctgacctcaaggacttcatggcgattcatcatacaacgacgaagatttacacaagaaaccgtggaacttcatcaacaaaaaggtatgcggagacttgaacttatctatcactcaaaagtctatctattctat
This genomic interval from Papaver somniferum cultivar HN1 unplaced genomic scaffold, ASM357369v1 unplaced-scaffold_107, whole genome shotgun sequence contains the following:
- the LOC113328070 gene encoding F-box/kelch-repeat protein At3g06240-like, with protein sequence MEDKEYVYLAELIVKKEDIDPDLFRIEEGEVNMHSNTASGFGYVRSTNEYKVVRIHYLEYKEGNVEVYALGSGCGWRGIGKISYRLNTMRKGTGMYANDAIYWTAYNKVVAFDLAKEEFRLLSVTPCMQNRQRGDMCGLAALGRHLCLHMDKLRLEIWFFSDLEETWRMEYIDYEAVVMGSRKRNFQPILFTKNGEIIFLYAESMLYCYDMRSTSLRMISNEASTDYFRHIEVIAHVNTLASLEALGENSKRYKARPHRVRTPWDDVIDELDLVALDEEIDTTRFRLR